A genomic stretch from Lysobacter ciconiae includes:
- a CDS encoding ankyrin repeat domain-containing protein, whose protein sequence is MPEPRSLRAWIVLAAVGLVLIGVAGLGGWLAALCGLLAQPVLALAARRQRSPAPLLPAHMRVELWPLLALWALAVGGVGLLAAWPLSALLSSGSLPAALALSAVSGGALIVLWRFWPVWQGLERDGGALGDHQRALEGLEPGAWRGLGIALGVGAVVGLIMALAWPGWLASGQRWIVAVVLAVASAALHGWLQRVAPAKALQYLDDVDEPSLSHEASAQVSGEDNRPADAVGGLEQAVANVPLEPTPVQGGSEPAEVALANVAPVNVSDPQLVPQLYEAARSGRVERALELIAQGADPHALPPAEDRDQRSLAVLAAVLPDLRLLRALIAAGVALNHMHAGLTPLLAATRDSWHGRPDAVTTLLANGADPRARDAEGNTPLHFAARSSDPGVAALLRDAAAELDALNDDGFSPLGVACIAGNWRLARFLLERGANPDPAGGQPALLAAAGGEEDDPAGVELLLKLKARVHAVNADGRTALHEGARAGHASIVAALIKAGADPAATDSHGSNALHEAARGGHAAVLEQLLDAADPAAAMAADRQGCNVLMIACMAPQTPPELVQRLLDLGIDPAARDQDGRRAIDRAAETGRWSLVAVFDPAYAVPSQVAGVDDAGPADRAPITLLREGLDEGREHALDTVAALLGPRQLGALFHDGDGALPPRQIEWLLARGADPEVRDGTGTTPMFNLLGSGPSAQASLTVMLQRGVSPAGAGGLARFVAACMTRGQPEGSLEHLALELLDRGADPFAPSPGGDPALALSVRLGWSQLFTRLVHSGVGLDDRDSRGMSALHLAAALGREAMLKELVAHGAAPGLLAADGQTPLGVALASGRRDLADWLDWRGWPLPRRPLLAADLPSAAMVGDADAVRRLLDLGLPVDAVDSQGCSALLRAAGSGHRAVVDLLLTRGASVGLAAGSGATPLSAAASMRHLDIVDRLIEAGADVEQRLPGGLTVLMIACALGFPELAARLLSAGADADAVDESGRTGLHCAAMFGFGTRDRIRLVTLLDTLMLASDENALEAKSDSPSPLLLLLGAAADQGAQADEQVLIAGLEHLMDNGASLESQDARGFGPLHLAALHGLLGVVKWLLRAGADPDQRDSLNRSPREIAVMRGFVDIAAQFTSAHPVADVSMARFLREKQ, encoded by the coding sequence ATGCCTGAGCCCCGGTCTTTGCGTGCGTGGATCGTGCTGGCGGCGGTCGGGCTTGTCCTGATCGGTGTCGCCGGCTTGGGTGGTTGGCTGGCGGCCTTATGCGGCCTGCTCGCGCAACCGGTGCTGGCCCTGGCCGCGCGCCGGCAACGCAGTCCGGCCCCGCTGCTCCCCGCTCACATGCGGGTTGAGCTGTGGCCGCTGCTGGCACTCTGGGCGCTCGCGGTTGGCGGGGTCGGGTTGCTGGCGGCCTGGCCGCTGTCGGCACTGCTGTCCAGCGGCTCCCTGCCGGCGGCGCTCGCCCTGAGCGCGGTGTCCGGTGGCGCGCTGATCGTGCTGTGGCGGTTCTGGCCGGTCTGGCAGGGCCTGGAACGTGACGGCGGCGCACTGGGGGATCACCAGCGCGCGCTGGAGGGCCTGGAGCCGGGGGCGTGGCGCGGTCTCGGGATCGCGCTGGGCGTCGGCGCAGTCGTGGGCTTGATCATGGCATTGGCCTGGCCAGGCTGGCTTGCCAGTGGCCAGCGCTGGATCGTCGCGGTCGTGCTGGCGGTGGCCTCGGCGGCGTTGCACGGCTGGCTGCAGCGGGTTGCGCCCGCCAAGGCACTGCAATACCTGGACGACGTGGACGAGCCGTCGCTAAGCCACGAAGCCTCCGCACAAGTCAGCGGTGAGGACAATCGCCCGGCAGACGCCGTGGGCGGGCTGGAGCAGGCTGTCGCGAACGTACCGCTCGAGCCGACGCCAGTGCAGGGCGGTTCAGAGCCGGCAGAAGTCGCTCTCGCCAACGTGGCGCCGGTGAACGTCTCTGATCCGCAACTGGTGCCGCAGCTGTACGAGGCGGCGCGCAGCGGCCGGGTCGAGCGCGCGCTTGAACTGATTGCCCAGGGCGCCGATCCGCACGCACTGCCGCCCGCGGAGGACCGTGACCAGCGCAGTTTGGCGGTGCTGGCGGCCGTGTTGCCGGACCTGCGACTGCTGCGAGCGCTGATCGCCGCCGGTGTCGCGCTGAACCACATGCACGCCGGCCTGACGCCGCTGCTGGCGGCGACCCGTGACAGCTGGCACGGCCGACCCGATGCGGTCACCACCCTGCTGGCGAACGGGGCCGACCCGCGTGCCCGCGACGCGGAGGGCAACACGCCGTTGCACTTCGCCGCGCGCAGCTCCGACCCGGGCGTGGCGGCGCTCCTGCGGGATGCGGCGGCCGAGCTGGATGCGCTCAATGACGACGGCTTCTCGCCGCTCGGGGTCGCCTGCATTGCCGGCAACTGGCGGCTGGCACGCTTTCTTCTCGAGCGCGGTGCCAATCCGGATCCCGCCGGCGGCCAGCCCGCGCTGCTCGCGGCCGCCGGAGGCGAGGAAGACGATCCCGCCGGCGTGGAGCTGTTGCTCAAGCTCAAGGCGCGGGTGCATGCGGTAAACGCGGATGGCCGCACCGCTCTGCACGAGGGCGCTCGCGCCGGCCATGCCAGCATCGTCGCCGCGCTGATCAAGGCCGGCGCGGATCCTGCCGCAACCGACAGCCACGGCAGCAATGCCCTGCACGAAGCCGCGCGCGGTGGCCACGCCGCTGTGCTGGAACAATTGCTCGACGCGGCCGATCCCGCTGCCGCAATGGCCGCGGACAGGCAGGGCTGCAACGTGCTGATGATCGCCTGCATGGCCCCGCAGACCCCGCCGGAGCTGGTGCAGCGCTTGCTGGATCTGGGGATCGACCCGGCCGCTCGGGATCAAGACGGGCGCCGAGCGATCGATCGCGCGGCGGAGACCGGGCGCTGGTCGCTGGTGGCGGTGTTTGATCCTGCCTACGCCGTGCCGTCGCAAGTGGCGGGCGTCGATGATGCGGGCCCTGCCGACCGCGCGCCCATCACCCTGCTGCGCGAAGGCCTGGACGAGGGGCGCGAACACGCCCTGGACACGGTTGCCGCGCTGCTCGGCCCGCGCCAGCTGGGCGCGCTGTTCCACGATGGCGATGGCGCGTTGCCGCCGCGCCAGATCGAATGGTTGCTGGCGCGCGGCGCGGATCCGGAAGTCCGGGACGGCACCGGTACGACGCCGATGTTCAACCTGCTCGGCAGTGGACCGTCCGCGCAGGCCTCCCTGACCGTGATGCTGCAGCGCGGAGTGTCGCCTGCCGGTGCCGGCGGGCTCGCCCGATTCGTTGCCGCCTGCATGACCCGCGGCCAGCCGGAGGGATCGCTGGAGCACCTCGCGCTGGAACTGCTGGACCGCGGCGCGGATCCGTTTGCTCCGTCTCCCGGCGGCGACCCTGCGCTGGCACTGTCGGTCCGCCTGGGCTGGTCCCAGCTGTTCACCCGCCTGGTGCATTCGGGGGTCGGCCTGGACGACCGCGACAGCCGGGGCATGAGCGCACTCCATCTTGCCGCCGCACTCGGCCGTGAGGCGATGCTCAAAGAACTGGTCGCGCACGGGGCCGCGCCCGGCCTGCTTGCCGCCGACGGGCAAACGCCGCTGGGAGTCGCGCTGGCCTCCGGCCGTCGTGACCTGGCCGATTGGCTGGACTGGCGCGGCTGGCCCTTGCCGCGGCGCCCGTTGCTGGCGGCCGATCTGCCGTCCGCGGCGATGGTCGGCGACGCCGATGCGGTCCGTCGCCTGCTTGACCTCGGCCTGCCGGTGGACGCCGTCGACAGTCAGGGCTGCAGTGCGTTGCTGCGAGCGGCCGGCAGCGGCCATCGCGCCGTGGTCGACCTGCTGCTGACGCGCGGTGCCAGCGTTGGGCTCGCTGCCGGCTCAGGCGCCACGCCCTTGTCGGCCGCCGCGAGCATGCGCCACCTGGACATCGTCGATCGGCTGATCGAGGCCGGCGCCGACGTCGAGCAACGCCTGCCGGGCGGGCTGACCGTTTTGATGATCGCCTGCGCACTGGGCTTTCCCGAACTGGCAGCGCGCTTGCTGTCGGCCGGTGCGGACGCGGATGCTGTCGATGAGTCCGGACGGACCGGCCTGCACTGCGCGGCAATGTTCGGCTTCGGTACGCGCGATCGGATCCGGCTGGTCACCCTGCTGGACACGCTGATGCTGGCAAGCGACGAGAACGCGCTGGAAGCGAAGTCCGACAGCCCGTCACCGCTGCTGTTGTTGCTGGGCGCGGCTGCGGATCAAGGCGCGCAGGCTGATGAGCAGGTGTTGATCGCCGGACTGGAGCACCTGATGGACAACGGCGCCAGTCTGGAGTCCCAGGACGCGCGCGGATTCGGCCCGCTGCACCTGGCGGCGCTGCACGGACTGCTGGGCGTGGTGAAGTGGCTGCTGCGCGCCGGCGCGGATCCGGACCAGCGCGACTCCCTGAATCGCAGCCCGCGTGAGATCGCGGTGATGCGCGGGTTCGTGGATATCGCCGCGCAGTTCACCAGCGCCCATCCGGTGGCTGATGTATCAATGGCCCGGTTCCTGCGCGAGAAGCAATAA
- a CDS encoding type VI secretion system Vgr family protein: MDARTTLLTALVAGPKQFDRLLHLHTGLGPDVLVAESLQGVESVDDGGYRLQLDALSVDAHLPLDELLGQPVLLELLTAESASQRRPFHGHVTACERVGSNGGIARYRLVIEPWLAFLRQRVDSYVFHDMSVLEIAEDLFADYAQAGALVPAWRWELSDRSLYRTRSLTTQYHESDFHFLQRLLAEEGIAYWFEHTGNTAGETLGSHTLVMGDHPEAFADAGSVRFHRADATERADSIQQWANTRRWQTASISRASWDYRSRTLRPASGQSVLAGGNVTTEDVDTSGPYGVADEAHAALRANRQMEAHDVAGRMIQATGTWRRQAPGTRFSLSQHPDTNGQSYTCLRVEHAARNNLGAEVFEVLDQTLGPTDIGALPLPTALSPGSDPVNAMAAAPSTDFYRNTLTAIPADLPYRPRTVDGHGLRLHPKPTVRGTQTAIVVTDGAPLQTDRDHRIKIQFPWQRGSNASSGMARPDGDDNAPGTDPAWTWVRVATPWAGDNWGSVMLPRKGQEVVVAFMEGDIDRPVIVGSLYNGAGQPDAPHNQVNGGKAGATGNAPAWFDGNEHPGVFTGFKSQALGASQTGSGGYQQLRLDDTPGQGRAQVATTQHATTLTLGHLKGGEDNVRGRERGFGVELSTQASGALRAGAGLLLSTEPGRQQMAAEDLRGQLSSGAELVQSLADTAKAQLADLPDEAETVPALQALQQVQETLTGTLTGTPAGDGVSGGDGEAPGWSAPLLSASSPDGIIATTPADQIWVSGTETTLTAGNDLNWLSQGETVVAVAGGISLYSHGTPAPDGKPQTSTGIALHAAQGDVSARAHKNVATAAAKTSVTIASTQADVEIASPSKHVLVTAAGAYLKLEGNDIELGAPGTIEFKAAKKEWTTPMSIQPEIPYLPVHANLGNWIEIEHRDWDYEPFASQAYRIFFEGGEVIGGKLDAQGFAEHSNVPKKAIRVEYDFPEPLEDKPWDAVDRLIAAARSKLG, from the coding sequence ATGGATGCTCGCACCACCTTGCTCACCGCCCTGGTCGCCGGGCCAAAACAATTCGACCGGTTGCTGCACCTTCACACGGGCCTGGGTCCCGACGTGCTGGTCGCCGAAAGCCTGCAGGGCGTGGAGTCGGTCGACGACGGTGGCTATCGGCTGCAGCTGGACGCGCTGTCGGTGGACGCGCACCTTCCGCTGGATGAACTGCTCGGCCAACCCGTCCTGCTGGAACTGCTGACCGCCGAATCCGCCTCTCAGCGCCGCCCCTTCCACGGTCACGTCACCGCCTGCGAGCGGGTCGGCAGCAACGGCGGCATCGCCCGCTATCGGCTGGTCATCGAGCCCTGGCTGGCGTTCCTGCGCCAGCGGGTGGACAGCTACGTCTTCCATGACATGAGCGTGCTCGAAATCGCCGAGGACCTCTTCGCCGATTACGCACAGGCCGGGGCGCTGGTGCCGGCGTGGCGCTGGGAGCTTTCCGACCGGTCGCTCTATCGCACCCGCAGCCTGACCACCCAGTACCACGAGAGCGATTTCCACTTCCTCCAGCGCCTGCTCGCCGAGGAAGGCATCGCGTACTGGTTTGAGCACACCGGCAATACCGCTGGCGAGACGCTGGGCAGCCACACGCTGGTGATGGGCGACCATCCCGAAGCGTTTGCGGACGCCGGGAGCGTGCGCTTCCATCGTGCCGACGCCACCGAGCGCGCGGACAGCATCCAGCAGTGGGCCAATACCCGGCGCTGGCAGACCGCCTCGATCAGCCGCGCGAGCTGGGATTACCGCAGCCGCACGCTGCGCCCGGCCTCGGGCCAAAGCGTCCTGGCGGGCGGCAACGTCACCACCGAGGACGTCGACACCAGCGGTCCCTACGGCGTGGCCGACGAGGCCCACGCCGCGCTGCGGGCGAACCGGCAGATGGAAGCGCACGATGTCGCCGGCCGGATGATCCAAGCCACCGGCACCTGGCGCCGCCAGGCACCGGGCACCCGGTTCTCGTTGAGCCAGCACCCCGACACCAACGGCCAGTCGTACACCTGCCTGCGTGTCGAGCATGCCGCCCGCAACAACCTGGGCGCGGAGGTGTTCGAGGTGCTCGACCAGACCTTGGGGCCGACCGACATCGGCGCGTTGCCACTGCCGACGGCGCTGTCGCCAGGCTCCGATCCCGTCAATGCGATGGCGGCCGCGCCGTCGACCGATTTCTACCGCAACACCCTCACCGCAATCCCGGCCGACCTGCCCTACCGCCCGCGCACTGTTGACGGCCATGGGCTGCGCCTGCACCCAAAGCCCACGGTCCGCGGCACCCAGACCGCGATCGTGGTCACCGACGGGGCGCCGCTGCAGACCGACCGCGACCACCGCATCAAGATCCAGTTCCCATGGCAGCGCGGCAGCAACGCCAGCTCAGGCATGGCTCGCCCGGACGGCGATGACAACGCGCCCGGCACCGATCCCGCATGGACGTGGGTGCGCGTCGCCACCCCGTGGGCGGGCGACAACTGGGGCAGCGTGATGCTGCCGCGCAAGGGTCAGGAAGTCGTCGTGGCCTTCATGGAGGGGGACATCGACCGCCCCGTCATCGTCGGCAGTCTCTACAACGGTGCGGGCCAGCCGGACGCGCCGCACAACCAGGTCAACGGCGGCAAGGCGGGCGCGACCGGCAACGCCCCCGCGTGGTTCGACGGCAACGAACATCCGGGCGTGTTCACAGGCTTCAAGAGCCAGGCCCTGGGGGCGAGCCAGACCGGCAGCGGCGGCTACCAGCAGCTGCGCCTGGACGACACGCCGGGCCAGGGTCGCGCGCAGGTCGCCACCACCCAGCATGCCACCACGCTGACCCTCGGGCACCTCAAGGGCGGGGAGGACAACGTGCGCGGCCGCGAGCGCGGCTTCGGCGTAGAGCTGTCCACCCAGGCCAGTGGCGCCCTGCGCGCCGGCGCCGGGCTGCTGTTGAGCACCGAGCCCGGCCGCCAGCAGATGGCCGCCGAGGACCTGCGCGGCCAGCTGAGCAGCGGAGCGGAACTGGTGCAGAGCCTGGCGGATACGGCCAAGGCGCAACTGGCCGATCTGCCTGACGAGGCCGAGACCGTTCCGGCGCTGCAGGCCCTGCAGCAGGTGCAGGAAACCCTGACCGGGACCCTCACCGGCACCCCGGCAGGCGATGGCGTGAGCGGCGGCGACGGCGAAGCACCGGGGTGGAGCGCTCCGCTACTGTCCGCCAGCAGCCCCGACGGCATCATCGCCACCACACCAGCTGACCAGATCTGGGTATCGGGCACCGAAACCACCCTGACCGCCGGCAACGACCTTAATTGGCTGAGCCAGGGCGAGACCGTGGTGGCGGTCGCCGGCGGGATCAGCCTGTACAGCCACGGCACCCCTGCCCCCGACGGCAAGCCGCAGACCAGCACGGGAATTGCGCTGCACGCCGCGCAGGGAGATGTGAGTGCTCGCGCGCACAAGAACGTCGCCACGGCGGCCGCAAAGACCAGCGTCACCATTGCCAGCACCCAGGCAGATGTGGAGATCGCATCCCCCAGCAAACATGTGTTGGTTACTGCCGCCGGCGCCTACTTGAAGCTGGAAGGCAACGACATCGAACTGGGCGCGCCGGGGACGATCGAGTTCAAAGCGGCGAAGAAGGAGTGGACGACGCCGATGAGCATTCAACCGGAAATCCCATATCTCCCGGTGCATGCGAACCTCGGCAACTGGATTGAGATCGAACACCGCGATTGGGACTATGAGCCGTTTGCCAGCCAGGCCTACAGGATTTTCTTCGAAGGCGGCGAAGTAATTGGGGGCAAGCTGGATGCCCAAGGCTTTGCCGAACATTCCAACGTGCCGAAAAAAGCGATTCGCGTGGAGTACGACTTTCCCGAGCCGTTGGAAGACAAGCCCTGGGACGCCGTCGATCGATTGATAGCGGCTGCACGCTCGAAACTTGGTTGA
- a CDS encoding cryptochrome/photolyase family protein → MSPTALVLFRRDLRLQDNPAWSAACAENARVLAVYIHAPEEEGQWAPGAASRWWLHHSLSRLDSRLRTAGGRLHVARGDTLEVVRELAGQTGATAVHWNRLYEPASIARDSTLKAALREQGLEAQSHSGALWSEPWQVETQQGGPYKVFTPYWRNLRPRLSAAPPLPAPSIAGFAQASNGLPLEALELLPRIDWAGGLADTWQPGEAGADEMLEIFADDAVNDYVRLRDLPARHGTSRLSPHLHFGEISPRQIHHELDRRARASSARSRPDIEPYLRQLGWRDFAHHLLFHFPHTPTESFNPRFARFRWADADPVLLERWQRGRTGIPLVDAGMRELWHTGWMHNRVRMVVASFLSKNLRQHWHHGARWFWDTLVDADLANNTLGWQWVAGTGADAAPYFRVFNPVTQSKKFDPDGSYLRRWLPELADAAASVVHEPWKDAGLLRRSGYPAPMVDLTASRQKALDAYARRG, encoded by the coding sequence ATGAGTCCAACGGCACTCGTTCTGTTCCGCCGCGACCTCCGCCTGCAGGACAACCCGGCGTGGAGCGCGGCCTGCGCCGAGAATGCGCGCGTGCTTGCGGTCTACATCCATGCGCCCGAAGAAGAGGGGCAGTGGGCGCCGGGTGCAGCCAGTCGGTGGTGGCTGCACCACTCGTTGTCACGGCTGGATTCGCGCCTGCGCACCGCTGGCGGTCGCCTGCACGTCGCCCGCGGTGACACGCTGGAAGTCGTGCGCGAGCTGGCCGGGCAGACCGGCGCCACCGCAGTCCATTGGAACCGGCTGTACGAGCCGGCCAGCATTGCCCGCGATTCAACCCTCAAGGCTGCACTGCGCGAGCAGGGTCTGGAGGCCCAAAGCCACAGCGGCGCGTTGTGGTCCGAGCCGTGGCAGGTGGAGACCCAGCAGGGCGGCCCGTACAAGGTGTTTACGCCGTACTGGCGCAACCTGCGTCCGCGCCTGTCCGCCGCGCCACCCTTGCCGGCGCCGTCGATTGCCGGGTTTGCCCAGGCCAGCAACGGTTTGCCGTTGGAAGCGCTGGAGCTCCTGCCGCGCATCGACTGGGCCGGCGGCTTGGCCGACACCTGGCAACCCGGAGAGGCCGGCGCCGACGAAATGCTGGAAATCTTCGCCGACGACGCGGTGAACGATTACGTCCGGTTGCGGGACCTACCGGCCCGGCACGGCACTTCGCGGCTTTCGCCCCACCTGCATTTCGGCGAAATCTCGCCGCGCCAGATCCATCATGAGCTGGACCGCCGTGCCCGAGCCAGCAGCGCTCGCAGCCGTCCGGATATCGAGCCCTATCTGCGCCAGCTGGGCTGGCGAGATTTCGCCCATCATCTGCTTTTCCACTTTCCGCACACGCCGACCGAAAGCTTCAATCCGCGTTTCGCGCGCTTCCGCTGGGCCGATGCCGATCCGGTGCTGCTGGAGCGCTGGCAACGCGGCCGGACCGGGATTCCGCTGGTGGACGCCGGCATGCGCGAGCTGTGGCATACCGGCTGGATGCACAACCGCGTGCGCATGGTCGTCGCCAGCTTCCTGAGCAAGAACCTGCGCCAGCATTGGCATCACGGTGCCCGCTGGTTCTGGGACACGCTGGTCGATGCGGACCTGGCCAACAATACGCTGGGCTGGCAGTGGGTGGCCGGCACAGGCGCGGATGCGGCGCCCTATTTCCGCGTGTTCAATCCCGTGACCCAGTCGAAAAAATTCGACCCCGACGGCAGCTACCTGCGGCGATGGCTGCCGGAGCTCGCCGACGCTGCCGCGAGTGTGGTGCATGAGCCATGGAAGGATGCCGGCCTGCTGCGCCGCAGCGGCTACCCGGCGCCGATGGTCGATCTGACAGCGTCCCGGCAGAAGGCGCTGGACGCGTACGCGCGGCGCGGCTGA
- the msrB gene encoding peptide-methionine (R)-S-oxide reductase MsrB codes for MSQYRKDPDAIQRLTPEQFRVTQQSGTEAPGSGEYLHQNAPGIYVDVVSGEPLFASADKFDAACGWPSFTKPIEPAHVSEVRDTSHGMVRVEVRSTHGDSHLGHVFPDGPPDRGGLRYCINSASLRFIPREQMQAQGYGDYLDQVEGGR; via the coding sequence ATGAGCCAGTACCGCAAAGACCCCGACGCGATCCAGCGACTGACGCCCGAGCAGTTCCGCGTCACCCAGCAATCGGGTACCGAAGCGCCCGGCAGCGGCGAGTACCTCCACCAGAACGCGCCGGGCATCTATGTGGATGTCGTGTCCGGTGAGCCGCTGTTCGCGTCGGCGGACAAGTTCGACGCCGCGTGCGGCTGGCCGAGCTTCACCAAGCCGATCGAGCCTGCGCATGTCAGCGAGGTGCGCGACACCAGCCACGGCATGGTCCGGGTGGAGGTCCGCTCCACCCACGGCGACAGCCACCTGGGCCATGTTTTCCCCGACGGGCCGCCCGATCGCGGCGGGCTGCGGTATTGCATCAACTCGGCCTCGCTGCGCTTCATTCCGCGCGAGCAGATGCAGGCCCAGGGGTACGGCGACTATCTCGACCAGGTGGAGGGCGGGCGATGA
- the msrA gene encoding peptide-methionine (S)-S-oxide reductase MsrA: MSTERAVLAGGCFWGMQDLIRRQEGVVSTRVGYTGGDVPNATYRNHGNHAEAIEIVFDPARTSYRKLLEFFFQIHDPSTVDRQGNDRGASYRSAIFTTSEEQRRVALDTIADVDASGLWPGKVVTQVVPAGDFWEAEPEHQDYLERIPHGYTCHFIRPGWTLPRRAVEDGGDGQPVQQA; encoded by the coding sequence ATGAGCACGGAACGCGCGGTCCTCGCCGGCGGCTGCTTCTGGGGCATGCAGGACCTGATCCGCCGTCAGGAAGGCGTGGTGTCCACGCGCGTGGGCTACACCGGCGGCGACGTGCCCAACGCCACCTATCGCAACCACGGCAACCACGCCGAGGCCATCGAGATCGTGTTCGATCCGGCGCGAACCAGCTACCGAAAACTGCTGGAGTTCTTCTTCCAGATCCACGACCCCTCGACCGTGGACCGGCAGGGCAATGACCGCGGCGCGTCCTACCGCTCGGCGATCTTCACCACCTCCGAAGAGCAGCGCCGCGTTGCGCTGGACACGATCGCCGATGTCGACGCCTCAGGCCTGTGGCCGGGCAAGGTTGTCACCCAAGTCGTGCCTGCCGGTGATTTCTGGGAGGCCGAGCCTGAGCATCAGGACTACCTGGAGCGTATTCCGCACGGATACACCTGCCATTTCATCCGCCCGGGCTGGACGCTGCCGCGCCGCGCGGTGGAGGACGGCGGCGACGGACAGCCCGTACAACAGGCTTGA
- a CDS encoding Hsp20/alpha crystallin family protein translates to MSKIVRTNPQWSGDGSGQDPLRQLVDRIFDGAFTSGTSTDESSVVTSRWTPRVDIKEEPDRFILYADIPGVDPAEIDVQMDKGMLTIKGERRSEEVRESENFSRVERRYGAFHRRFALPDSADPDAISAHGENGVLEISIPKRPETTPRRIQVGQRKNGDA, encoded by the coding sequence ATGAGCAAGATCGTGCGCACCAATCCACAATGGTCCGGCGATGGCAGCGGCCAGGACCCCTTGCGTCAACTGGTTGATCGAATCTTCGACGGTGCCTTCACATCAGGCACCTCCACCGACGAATCCTCGGTCGTAACCAGCCGCTGGACCCCCCGGGTGGACATCAAGGAAGAGCCGGACCGCTTCATCCTCTACGCCGACATTCCCGGCGTCGATCCGGCCGAGATTGACGTCCAGATGGACAAGGGCATGTTGACCATCAAGGGCGAGCGGCGCAGCGAGGAAGTCCGCGAAAGCGAGAACTTCTCGCGGGTCGAACGCCGCTACGGTGCATTCCACCGGCGTTTTGCGCTGCCCGACAGTGCGGATCCGGATGCGATTTCCGCCCACGGCGAGAACGGCGTGCTGGAGATCAGCATCCCCAAGCGTCCGGAGACCACGCCGCGGCGCATCCAAGTGGGGCAACGTAAAAACGGTGATGCCTGA
- a CDS encoding energy transducer TonB, producing MNRVLILLASATLALAGCATAPVTDPTALQISDGEVENYWTPTAELVSTKLDLSALQGRSGQMREMAHTVEVTYIIGSDGKIHDSRVLSTIPASASGQWALAGLSAASYEPAPGNTARLPVRLTHTITLGAPPAAN from the coding sequence ATGAACCGAGTACTGATCCTCCTTGCAAGCGCGACGCTCGCTCTTGCCGGTTGCGCGACCGCTCCGGTCACCGACCCCACGGCGTTGCAAATCAGCGACGGGGAAGTCGAGAACTATTGGACGCCCACCGCCGAGTTGGTGAGTACCAAACTGGACCTGAGCGCCCTGCAGGGGCGATCGGGCCAGATGCGCGAAATGGCGCATACCGTCGAGGTCACCTACATCATCGGCTCCGACGGGAAGATTCACGACTCCCGGGTGCTTTCTACCATCCCGGCGAGTGCAAGCGGCCAATGGGCGCTGGCCGGCCTCTCGGCCGCCTCGTACGAGCCAGCGCCGGGAAATACCGCGCGTCTGCCGGTCCGATTGACCCACACGATCACGCTGGGTGCGCCTCCTGCGGCTAACTGA
- a CDS encoding LytR/AlgR family response regulator transcription factor: MTEPVTTCIIAEDEALLRQALVERLAQAWPELHILAECEDGASALEAMAEHRPDVAFLDIRMPGLTGLEVATAAAEVSPRTQIVFVTAYDQYAIDAFERGAVDYLLKPITAERLSATVQRLQARSGNNDAATLATLLQRLAPVARAVDAPPPLTWITASAGRETRLILVEDVAYFRADNKYTTVMTAEGEALLRTPIKELLTMLDPDTFKQIHRSTIVNLRAIAGVVRDDSGRGTVRLKTRPETLAVSAPFMTLFRHM; the protein is encoded by the coding sequence ATGACTGAGCCCGTCACCACCTGCATCATCGCCGAGGACGAAGCCTTGCTGCGCCAGGCCCTGGTCGAGCGTCTGGCGCAGGCCTGGCCGGAGCTGCACATCCTTGCCGAGTGCGAGGACGGCGCGAGCGCGCTGGAGGCGATGGCCGAACACCGCCCGGACGTCGCCTTCCTCGACATCCGCATGCCCGGGCTGACCGGCCTGGAAGTCGCGACGGCTGCGGCCGAAGTCAGCCCGCGCACGCAAATTGTGTTTGTCACCGCCTACGACCAGTACGCCATCGATGCCTTCGAGCGCGGCGCGGTCGACTACCTGCTCAAGCCGATCACCGCCGAACGCTTGTCGGCCACGGTGCAGCGCTTGCAGGCGCGCAGCGGCAACAACGACGCGGCGACCCTGGCCACCCTGTTGCAACGGCTCGCGCCCGTCGCCCGCGCGGTCGATGCGCCGCCGCCGTTGACCTGGATCACCGCCAGCGCCGGCCGCGAAACCCGGCTGATCCTGGTGGAGGACGTCGCCTATTTCCGCGCGGACAACAAGTACACCACGGTGATGACCGCCGAGGGCGAGGCGCTGCTGCGCACTCCGATCAAGGAGCTGCTGACGATGCTCGACCCGGACACGTTCAAGCAGATCCACCGCTCCACCATCGTCAACCTGCGCGCCATCGCCGGCGTCGTCCGTGACGACAGCGGCCGCGGCACCGTGCGACTGAAGACGCGGCCGGAAACCCTGGCGGTCAGCGCGCCTTTCATGACCCTGTTCCGACACATGTAA